In a single window of the Agrobacterium vitis genome:
- the trxA gene encoding thioredoxin: protein MSNSGNPYGGSYGGQMTANAQFGTAPAAAAPASAGAAPAGGLIKDTTTQGFAKDVLEESRRQPVLVDFWAPWCGPCRQLTPIIEKAVNEARGKVKLVKMNIDDHPAIAGQLGIQSIPAVVAFVDGRPADGFMGALPESQVKQFIDKLGGPDGGADQAAEIEAVLEEAKGLYDGGDFDGAAQLYAAVMQADPENAKAVAGIAECMLALNQHERVRQIVDGLPEELAKAAEIQAVAKKLEQIEEARKLGDPVALEQQLSLNPDDHEARLKLAKIRNVEGRREDAADHLLLIMKKDRTFDDDGARRQLVEFFEVWGPKDPATIQARRKLSSILFS, encoded by the coding sequence ATGAGTAATTCTGGTAATCCATACGGCGGCTCCTATGGCGGGCAGATGACGGCGAATGCGCAATTCGGCACGGCGCCTGCTGCGGCAGCACCGGCTTCTGCAGGAGCGGCGCCCGCTGGTGGTCTGATCAAGGATACGACCACCCAGGGCTTTGCCAAGGATGTGCTGGAAGAATCCCGCCGCCAGCCGGTCCTGGTGGATTTCTGGGCGCCCTGGTGTGGCCCTTGCCGCCAGTTGACGCCGATCATCGAAAAGGCGGTCAATGAAGCCAGGGGCAAGGTCAAGCTGGTCAAGATGAATATCGACGACCATCCGGCCATTGCCGGTCAGCTTGGTATCCAGTCCATTCCTGCCGTCGTCGCCTTTGTCGATGGCCGTCCTGCCGATGGCTTCATGGGAGCGCTGCCGGAAAGCCAGGTCAAGCAGTTCATCGATAAGCTGGGTGGCCCGGACGGCGGTGCCGATCAGGCGGCGGAAATCGAAGCGGTGCTGGAAGAGGCCAAGGGGCTTTACGATGGCGGCGATTTCGACGGCGCGGCCCAGCTCTATGCGGCGGTCATGCAGGCCGATCCGGAAAATGCCAAGGCGGTTGCCGGCATTGCCGAATGCATGCTTGCCCTCAATCAGCATGAACGGGTGCGCCAGATTGTCGATGGCCTGCCCGAAGAACTGGCGAAAGCTGCGGAAATCCAGGCCGTGGCCAAAAAGCTGGAGCAAATCGAAGAGGCTCGCAAGCTGGGCGATCCGGTGGCGCTGGAGCAGCAGCTGTCGCTTAACCCTGACGATCACGAGGCACGGCTGAAGCTTGCCAAGATCCGCAATGTCGAGGGCAGGCGCGAAGACGCGGCTGATCATCTGCTGTTGATCATGAAAAAAGACCGGACCTTCGATGACGATGGCGCCCGCCGCCAACTGGTTGAATTTTTCGAGGTCTGGGGCCCGAAGGACCCGGCCACCATTCAGGCTCGGCGCAAGCTGTCTTCGATCTTGTTTTCGTAA
- a CDS encoding Trm112 family protein, with translation MDQRMNGVDPKMLELLVCPLTNGRLTLNRENNELVSEKARLAYPIRDGIPIMLVSEARKIED, from the coding sequence ATGGACCAGCGGATGAACGGTGTCGATCCGAAAATGCTGGAATTGTTGGTCTGCCCGCTGACCAATGGCCGCTTGACCCTTAACCGGGAAAACAACGAGCTGGTCTCGGAAAAGGCAAGGCTTGCCTATCCCATCCGCGATGGCATTCCGATCATGCTGGTATCGGAAGCCCGCAAGATCGAAGACTGA
- the tesB gene encoding acyl-CoA thioesterase II has product MPQTENSATPMEKLIETLNLEALEVNLFRGTSPQVGWQRVFGGQVIAQALMAAQRCVDSERYVHSLHAYFLRPGDPAVPILYQVERTRDGASFSTRRVVAIQHGQMIFSMSASFQQDEDGYSHQLVMPNVTPPEGLMGEREFREMFLSQAPAHIRAYWARERPVEFRPTSFLHYLTKDKLEPKADIWVRMTGAVPDDRRLQAAVLAYLSDMTLLDVALYAHGASVFDQRIQAASLDHAMWFHQPDKLDDWLLYSQDSPSASGGRGMTRGSIYTRTGQLVVSVAQEGLIRKKAND; this is encoded by the coding sequence ATGCCGCAGACAGAAAATTCCGCCACACCGATGGAAAAACTGATCGAAACGCTGAACCTGGAGGCATTGGAAGTCAATTTGTTCCGAGGCACCAGCCCGCAGGTCGGGTGGCAAAGGGTATTCGGCGGCCAGGTCATCGCCCAGGCCTTGATGGCAGCGCAGCGCTGTGTCGATAGCGAGCGTTACGTTCACTCCCTGCATGCCTATTTCCTGCGTCCCGGCGATCCGGCGGTGCCAATTCTTTATCAGGTCGAGCGGACCCGTGACGGCGCCAGCTTTTCGACCCGCCGGGTCGTTGCCATCCAGCACGGCCAGATGATATTTTCGATGTCGGCCTCTTTCCAGCAGGACGAAGACGGCTATTCCCACCAGCTCGTCATGCCCAATGTGACGCCGCCGGAAGGGTTGATGGGCGAGCGGGAATTTCGCGAAATGTTTCTGTCGCAAGCGCCTGCCCATATCAGGGCCTATTGGGCAAGGGAACGGCCGGTGGAATTTCGCCCCACCTCCTTCCTGCATTATCTGACAAAGGACAAGCTGGAACCAAAGGCCGATATCTGGGTGCGCATGACCGGTGCGGTGCCGGACGACCGCCGTTTGCAGGCAGCCGTGCTGGCCTATCTCTCCGACATGACGCTCCTGGATGTCGCGCTCTATGCCCACGGCGCTTCGGTTTTCGACCAGCGCATCCAGGCCGCCAGCCTTGACCATGCGATGTGGTTTCACCAGCCCGACAAGCTCGATGACTGGCTGCTCTATTCCCAGGACAGCCCCAGCGCGTCGGGTGGCCGGGGAATGACCAGAGGCTCAATTTATACGCGGACAGGCCAGCTGGTTGTTTCCGTTGCCCAGGAAGGCTTGATTCGGAAAAAGGCAAATGATTAA
- a CDS encoding ubiquinone biosynthesis hydroxylase produces MADLVVVGGGYVGLSAALAVKRAAPHLDVTVIEAAPEGQWRKDPRASAVIAAATKMLEVFGVWSTIEPQSQPINRMIVTDSRTSDPVRPVYLTFDGEVEEGKPFAYMVPNVAMVGALLDAAGEAGISIRHGVKAAGFSVNGHKAEVALSDGTTLDCRLVVACDGVRSRIRDMAGIKTVTWAYGQSGIVTTVEHERPHGGVAEEHFLPAGPFAILPLTGNRSSLVWTERSEDADRLVAEDDLMFETELERRFGHKLGAIRATGDRRAFPLGLTLARSFIGPRLALAGDAAHGIHPISGQGLNLGFKDVAALAETIVDADRLGLDIGDLTVLERYQTWRRFDTFRMGVTTDVLNRLFSNDITPVRIARDFGLGLVERLPKLKSYFISEAAGTAVKGGPKLLTGQAI; encoded by the coding sequence ATGGCGGATCTGGTTGTAGTCGGAGGCGGATATGTCGGTCTCTCGGCGGCGCTCGCCGTCAAGCGCGCCGCGCCGCATCTGGACGTGACGGTAATCGAAGCAGCCCCCGAAGGCCAGTGGCGCAAGGACCCTCGGGCCTCGGCGGTGATTGCGGCAGCCACCAAAATGCTTGAGGTTTTCGGCGTCTGGAGCACGATCGAACCGCAGTCTCAGCCGATCAACCGGATGATCGTCACCGATTCGCGCACCAGCGATCCGGTTCGGCCCGTCTACCTGACCTTTGACGGCGAAGTCGAGGAGGGCAAGCCCTTCGCCTATATGGTGCCCAATGTCGCCATGGTCGGGGCGCTTCTCGATGCTGCCGGTGAGGCGGGAATTTCCATTCGCCATGGCGTGAAAGCCGCAGGCTTTTCCGTGAACGGCCATAAGGCCGAAGTCGCGCTTTCCGACGGCACAACCCTTGACTGCCGCTTGGTTGTCGCCTGTGACGGCGTGCGCTCGCGCATCAGGGACATGGCGGGGATCAAGACCGTCACCTGGGCCTATGGCCAGTCCGGGATTGTCACCACGGTCGAACATGAGCGCCCGCATGGAGGGGTGGCAGAGGAGCATTTCCTGCCCGCTGGCCCCTTTGCCATCCTGCCCTTGACCGGCAATCGCTCGTCGCTGGTCTGGACCGAGCGCAGCGAGGATGCGGACCGGCTGGTGGCCGAGGACGACCTGATGTTCGAAACCGAACTGGAGCGCCGTTTCGGCCACAAACTCGGCGCTATCCGTGCCACCGGCGACCGGCGTGCTTTTCCGCTGGGACTGACGCTTGCCCGCTCTTTCATCGGGCCACGGCTGGCGCTCGCAGGGGATGCCGCCCATGGTATTCATCCGATTTCCGGCCAGGGCCTCAATCTTGGCTTCAAGGATGTGGCGGCGCTGGCGGAAACAATCGTCGATGCCGATCGCCTCGGCCTCGATATCGGCGACCTCACGGTTCTGGAACGCTACCAGACCTGGCGTCGCTTCGACACATTCCGCATGGGCGTGACCACCGACGTGCTGAACCGGCTGTTTTCCAACGATATTACGCCGGTAAGAATCGCCCGGGATTTCGGGCTGGGTCTGGTGGAACGGCTGCCGAAACTGAAAAGCTATTTTATTTCGGAGGCCGCAGGAACAGCGGTGAAGGGCGGTCCGAAACTTCTGACCGGTCAGGCGATCTGA
- a CDS encoding P-II family nitrogen regulator: MGNQMKIVMAIIKPFKLDEVREALTAVGIQGLTVTEVKGYGRQKGHTEIYRGTEYAVSFLPKLKIEVAVATDVAEKAVEAIASAAKTGQIGDGKIFVYGIDQAVRIRTGETNTEAL; this comes from the coding sequence ATGGGAAACCAGATGAAGATTGTGATGGCCATTATCAAGCCGTTCAAGCTGGATGAAGTGCGCGAAGCACTGACGGCTGTCGGTATCCAAGGCCTGACCGTCACGGAGGTCAAGGGATATGGACGGCAGAAGGGGCACACGGAAATCTATCGCGGCACGGAATATGCCGTGAGCTTCCTGCCCAAGCTGAAGATCGAGGTCGCTGTGGCGACGGATGTTGCCGAAAAGGCTGTGGAAGCGATCGCCTCTGCCGCCAAGACCGGTCAGATCGGCGATGGAAAGATTTTCGTCTACGGGATCGATCAGGCGGTGCGTATCCGCACCGGTGAAACCAATACCGAAGCCTTGTAA
- a CDS encoding LON peptidase substrate-binding domain-containing protein translates to MQVGNARYLTAADFPETLPVFPLAGALLLPGGQLPLNIFEPRYLEMFDAALRSNRLIGMIQPALTEPYEIATGIPALCSMGCIGRITSFAETGDGRYILSLGGICRFRLSEELKTTHPFRTVRISPFMADLAAEGQENSVDRERLLAVFRAYLDANKLEADWDSVQRASNLTLVNSLSMMSPFTPAEKQALLEATDLHSRTETLIAITEIYLARGFGDVEPVLQ, encoded by the coding sequence ATGCAGGTCGGCAATGCGCGATATCTGACGGCGGCTGATTTTCCGGAAACATTGCCGGTTTTTCCGCTGGCAGGAGCTCTTCTGCTGCCCGGTGGGCAATTGCCACTGAACATATTCGAGCCGCGCTATCTGGAAATGTTCGATGCCGCATTGCGCAGCAATCGGCTGATCGGCATGATTCAGCCGGCATTGACCGAGCCCTATGAGATTGCCACCGGTATTCCGGCCCTGTGCAGCATGGGATGCATCGGACGGATCACCTCTTTCGCCGAGACGGGCGATGGCCGCTATATTCTGTCATTGGGTGGAATCTGCCGTTTCCGGCTGAGTGAAGAGCTGAAAACCACCCATCCATTCCGCACGGTGCGAATTTCGCCGTTCATGGCCGATCTGGCGGCTGAAGGCCAGGAAAACAGCGTGGATCGGGAGCGGTTGCTCGCGGTGTTCCGAGCCTATCTCGATGCCAACAAACTGGAGGCGGATTGGGACAGCGTCCAGCGCGCCAGCAACCTGACCCTGGTCAATTCCTTGTCGATGATGTCGCCTTTCACACCTGCTGAAAAACAGGCCTTGCTGGAAGCAACCGATCTGCATAGCCGCACGGAAACCCTGATTGCCATTACCGAAATTTATCTGGCACGCGGTTTTGGCGACGTGGAGCCGGTTTTACAGTAA